The following DNA comes from Henckelia pumila isolate YLH828 unplaced genomic scaffold, ASM3356847v2 CTG_461:::fragment_3, whole genome shotgun sequence.
ATGGAATAACACCGGACATTTTGTTATGTGATAGATAACTGTCGCAACAAGAGAGTTAGCTTTGCAAATTAAGACAGGggtaaatgaaaaataaattataatactcGTAAAAATTCCATCGACAGATGGACAAACTTACAGAATCTCCAAGTTCGTCAAATTTGCAAGCTGTGACGGAATGCCCCCGGTAAGGTAATTGTTATTAAGATAACTATAACATCGAAACATATTGGTCTCATTAAAGACAGCCTAGATAATTGAAATTAGCAAAATCAATGCAATAGTCAAACAAAATAGTGTTAAATCAGCAAAGCATACAGATTACGAAGTGCTGGGAAGCATCCTTCAATACGAATGAGTTCTCTTATAGTCCCAATCAAATGGTTGTTACCGACATCCCTAGAAATAATCAAAAAGAGATTAGGTAAATGGAGAAAACAGCAACAAATAGCACACTCTTAAGTCATTAGTAGGTAATATTACAGGTGGCGTAGCTTCGGCAAAGTTCCCAATTCAGGTGGAATCCTCCCAATCAAACGATTCTCATGTAGTAGAAGATAACGGAGCTCGGGAAGATTTGCAAGTTCCTTCGGAATTTCACCTTTGAAATTATTAAAACTCAAATAGCTGCACACAATTCATATATTAGTCTTTCAAACGCGCAAAAGAAAGCTTTATGCGAAAGTAGTACCCACATATTTGaaatgtttaaaaaatatatcacTTACAGATGTGTTAGCTGCTTTAGTTCACCAATTTCAGGAGGAATagcatcttgaaatttattccACCTCAAATTCCTAATGAAAATAGGAAAAAACCACAAGAAAAAAGTAATTCAGGAAAGAGAGAACACTTTACTCagtgaaaaaagaaaaagaagagaagaaaccCAATTGGACTCTCTTAGTGCTTCTTAACTGGGTCATCTTTCATGGAACTAATTCAGACTGGCATTTTTTGAACACTTTGCGAAAGGAAAAAAAGCAACGATGTAAAAGAACAAGTGAGCAATGCCACAATCCATATCATTACGCAAGTAAAATCAAGCGTGATATATATCACTTAAATAGAGTTGCCATACTTTGCTAGGAACATCTCAACTTGAGAATCTCTtgcacatattttaaatttcacaCGCCTACACATTTGCATTATGAACATCTCAACTTGAGAATCTCTTGcgcatattttaaatttcacaCGCCTACACATTTGCATCATTTAAATCTATGTACCAGACAAAATGTACTATTCTTATGTCACACGGCCAAACAACTAAAAACATAACGCTTACTGAATTAGAAAGTAAAAGAATTTACAGGATCTTGAGATGCTTCAACCGCCCGATTTGTGATGGAATTGGCCCAGTCAGTTTGTTGTTATGTAGATCCCTGCCACAAGCAATGCGGATTCAGAATGCAAAGAGGTGAAAATTGGAAAATCCAAAGTAATGTAACTCTAAATTTCTTGTAATGTCGTGATGTCTTCAGAAGTGCATTATTTAGTTCAGTTTATGATATAGGCCATTTTCTATGAAGTCGTTGAAAATGGTTTTCATTTCTCAAATACAATTCATTCAAATCCAAGAAGAAGTAAACTAAAATCTCAGTTTCAATCAATGAGGGGGAGAAAATGGAGTATCATACAGCCTCGTAAGATCCACGAGATTCGTAACTGCAATTGGAAATGGACCAACCAGGGAAACAGCATAAACTTCCCTGCCAGTAAGCACAAAATTGAAAGAACGCAACATAAGAcggtaaaaaaataaacaataaacGAGATATGTTTACTATTTGAAGCTACTGTGAAATAACAGGTTCTTCAGCAAACAGTATAGGGACCATAAACTCACAATTCAGTAACAACTCTATAGTCACTCCCACTAACAACGGAACACGTGACACCAGACCATGGAGGCAAATCGCCATCTCCACAAGGGTCATCACCAACCCAAGCGTAAACTACCCTCCATCCAAGTGATGCTTTTATTTCATTCAATGCCTTCACTGCAATCAATAAACATTAGATTAGAAAACATACACGCACGTTGACCAGCATACGCATTCAGTCACACCTCACCACACGTTCTTCTTCAATTTCATTGAGAAAAACACAGACCCCATTATGCAGATAATTTACATTTTCACGAAGAAGATGAAAGTGAAAAATAACCAACAGGATTGACACTCAGTCGTTCAGAGGCCTCAAATATGTTCTCCTCAGACGGGAAGAGAAAATATCCAATTAAATTGTCCTAAAATGAATCCTGGAATCCTGTAACCTCTGCTTCAAGATTTGAACTCAAGAACGGGTATCAAGTAACACACAAGAGAGAAATAGTCATTCACTCGCAACCTACACTTCTATAATCCGATCTACTGAAACTGCTCTCAACACAAATCAATCTAGTTTCTATGCATTCCACTCAAAAAACAAATCAAATCCAAGAAACTCCCTGAATCAAAATAACATCTTTTAACATGATAATTATCAATCAACAATAGTTATAAATACACAATCAGTAAACAGCTAAAAATCACTTCAAACCCAGTAAAATAACTAAAAACCCAGTAACAATCAGCATTCATTTCATCACCGATCAGCTCCATTTCTTGCATAATTGAGAAAAACATTGGATCGGAGCTTTACCATCTCGCTTGAGGGTTTTGCAGTGAACGACGCCGTTCAGGAGCAAAGGTAATATGATAACTAGATGCCACAAGGTACAAATCAAACGGAGATGAATCGCCATATTTGGCAAGCTTTTGCTGCAGCGATCCAAGTTACCGACAATACATTACAGTGCTGAGAGTGAGACGATCAGAACGAGATCCCAGATTCAGCTGTGATAAGACGCGTTCGAGTTTTTTGCATCcatttttaaatatttctataataaaaaaaatttaattgttatattattattattattattattattattattggttAAATTGGGTTAAATCCATCTACCCGATCTTTTTTTTGGATTCAGTCCCCTGAAAATTATTTTGGTCACGCACcatcataatttatttatttaacttcCTATAAATGACAATCCGACTATTTCatttctgcttcttttaaagaTATCTTATGTTACTCATCAAATCTTTCAATGTTGAAAGTACATTATTTTCCTAATATGTTACAAGAATCATTGGTGTATATTAATTTTCACActttttgaaaagattttcaTCGTGGAAAAAGACTCGTTCTCCTCCCCTTTTCCCAAAGGTGCCGTCACAGTATCAAATTATATGTGTAATTTTATAAATGTTAATATgttatttgattgattgaaatGTTTGTATAGGCAAATTTTTGGTTGAGTCAAGTCTTTGGAGCATGCTACAGCATCGTGATTATGAACAAAAGTGATGTCTTATGCAAAAGACGTCCACAAGGAGTTAACTTACACTGCAGTGTGTACACGTGTTTATGTATGTACAATCTATGATATTATATGCACTTTACTTAATGTTGGATATACTTTACtttaagaataatttttttttgctcaTTTTATCACATCGGTAGAATTTCGATATGGCTAGGAAAGTCGTCCGATCATAGATGTGATCCACCACAATCCAATAGTTAACAACAAACCGAGAGAAGACCTCCAAAATTACACAAAATTCTTAGTTTAAGTACACTGGacatatgtatatttattgaaCCCTGTATCAAACAAGACAATACGTCGTACCCTACAAAATTACACAAAATTCTTAGGAGATCATCTTACATATAAATTTTGTAATGGATTTCCTACTCGATTcgattcatgaaaaaaaaaattattttctatgtAAAAAATGTCACATTTcactttatttatatatatggatCAAATCGACTAATCCCACATTACACATGTCCAATAAATTACTTGCACATAAATGTCGATGAATTAGAGTTGTAATTATCGCAagcatattaataaataaattgacaCGAGTGTGATCACATTAATTGATACACCGAAAACACAAGTGAAAAGACCTTTATGCCCTCATTAAATTTAGAGctcaaaaataatgagattCATGGGATTTTCTTGAATCTCTGTCCTCTCATTTCTGAATTTGAACCCTTTACAGAAGAACTCATGTTCATTTTTCTCCAAAGAATTAATCACACtaaccgaaaaaaaaaaattgtttaaaaaatcaatttttttttaaaagttacaAACAAACTTTCGACTTCTTCGAGCACGAAAACCTTGATATGAGCTTGGAACGTCCAGCCATCTCTCATCTTTCCTCGAGTTGTAAATGAAACAACTAAACAAGATAGAAAACagaaagaaatcaaaacaactctttTCGTAATACGCCTGTTGCATGCCGTAGCCCTACTTCAAGAATTAATAATgccaaaaaaagaaaagaaaaagcaagagtctatcgaAATTCTTGAAAAGTAtgacaaaaaaaagaaaatgaaaagaaTTAAGCAGACAATTATGATCGTCAAATTAAGGGTACTTGTGATTCAGTTATGAAGAGGGTTAGGTCCAGAAGGGACTAATCTTTTCTCCACGCCGTATCTTGGATCGATCTCGTGATGGCCATCGCCGGGCAGCGGAGGCGGCGGCGGGAATGGTGGGCAGCGACAGATTAGTAGTTTCTGAAGCTGAAAGCAGACGGTGGGAATCTTTTGGCCGGCCGTGGCGATAGGGTGGCAAGAATGGTGGCGCCGCCGTGGTTGCAGCTGTGTTTTGTGATGATGGGGTTGAGTGGCTGATGTGATGATTAGGAGGAGGGAAAAAAGTGGTATGAATGATACAAGAATTCTTCTGAGACCGCTCTTCATTATTGCCAAGTTGGTGAATTTTTGCGGAGATGaaggatatatatataaacaccaaacataaaatctatatatatatatatatatatatatatatatgtgtgtgtgtgtgtgtgtggtgcTGTTGAATGAGatttaatcaaaattttatgttcACAAGATTGAATTAATTAGTATATGTGTTTCGGTCGGTATCATTAAGTTCGTGAGATAAGATAATGAGAGTATTGAGACGtgtaaaaaaaactaatatagTTATAAGAAATTAATCAAATTATGtggtataattatttattatatgatatttggtgtgtgtgtgtgttaacTATTAGCAAGATAATCCATAGTTATATATAGGAAAcatgatttatatttatatttttgttttttttaaaagaaaaggaaaaaaaaattgaagataaATTTCTAAGTTTGTTTGGATAGTGGGTGAGGGGTGGTTGGGTGGGGATGATTACGCATTTATAATTGACTTGTAATTATGATCGAGAGGCAATAATTTAAGTTAAAGAGTTTCCCTTGTCAAGGGATAGGGGGTCTATAAGGATGGCTACGTATGCGTGTGTTCATGACTTAATATTGAGATGATAACCTAAATGTATCACCTAAAGTtacatataaataataataataataaaaaaccatGGGTCATATCATATATGTGAGTAGAGCCGTTAAAACTTAAAATGGACTAGAGTGGGACGACTTGCAATTTGCTTATTTGTCGGTATGATCGTATGGGACGAGAGTCATCTGATCGGTCCAACCTATTTTGACGACTttacatataaaaataaatgtggATGGTTTGATACACATCAAGTCACTAAAAGTTGAATTTGACTTTGTGTATTATATTTTTACAATATGATAAAGTAAATTACATTAATAAGTTATTTTGAAATCAATGATCACATAATGATTAGTATCActctttaatttttaaaaaaataaaaaaaatagaaattttacaaataacaagatattattattactaaaacACTTATTTGAATCAAATTATTGAAAACATTTAATTGAATCTCCAAGTTGTTTTTCCTATACAAAATTtattcaacaaaaaaataatttatataccTGGTAGAGAGGTTAATTGTATTTCAcgaaaaaattcaagaatatgATCAAAGGAACAAGTAAAGATCACAATTATTTGCATAGAAAGGTTGAATGCTCTGCTCAGAATAATTTCAAATATGAGAAAGGACTCAAAAGAGTTTTGATTGACAATTAAAACATGCATGTTTACATATGTAACAAAATCAAGTAATCAAAAATTCCATTCCTtattatattttctttttcaaaaagTCATTCTTTCACACTTCCTCAGTCTTCAAAGGACTCCAATTTTTGTCCACAAAATCATGTCTTCCATCATATGACATTTTCCCAATCACATAAACAATTAAACCAATTAATACCAAAAACAGAATCCCCGAGCTTAAATCAGCATGCCATGAGACAGCAATGAACTCCGGCCACCGTCCCACCACCGTCTGCTCTCCACCACCGCCACCGCTCTTATCCACGTCACCTGGCGGTGCAGATATCTCCACCACGTCGTGCACCTCTCCGTCGTGATTCCCCACATAATAGAGTCCGAGTTTCTCCCTCGTCGCCACGAGCCTAGTGTACCCAAACTCACCACTTCGGAACAAAGATTGTACCGGCTGCGGAAAGACAGGGTCCTTAGGATGATCCACCCTTGCTTCCCACAAGGGCTGCGAATCCTGCCCTGCCATCCCAATCACGACATGCACCGGAAACGCGCGCCATTCGTCGTCCCTATTCTTGTCCAACTCCCCACAGGAAAAATTCTTTAGTGGACAAAACCTTTCATATCTGTGAACATGACCCCATAACACAAGATTAACCTTATTCTTCACCAAAAGTGGCTCCAGATGCTCGATCATCCTCTCCCTCAAACCCGCTTCTCTGTTCTTGTTAGCTGTTGTGTACATTGGCCTATGCCCCTGTACCACCACAAAAGGAGTCTTTCTCCTATCAGTCCTCTCCAAATCACGCTTCAAGAACTCATATTGCTTGTTCCCTGGTAAGAAATCCGTCTCAGTAGACAGATACACGAAATGAACCACTCCCATGTCGAACGAATAATACAAATTCCGGGTATCAGGGGCCCTCATTCCGGTTAACTCCGAATCATTTCCAGGCATGTTGAAACGAAGACTGTAAGGCACTCCACATTCCCCTCCACTGTCTTTATTGTACACCAAACTAGCCCATTCCGGCCTCCACGGCTGCAATGGCCAGTTGTATTCGTGATTGCCAATGCAAACGTGGTACGGGACCGTAGAAGCAATAGGCTCGATTTGAGTGAAGAAAGTGTCCCATAACCAGGAGTAGCCTCTGGCATAGCTGATATCTCCAATGTGTGAGATCATCAAGGGCTTGTTACCCAACGATTCGATGTCGCGTTTTATCCATTTGATCGTGGACAAGCTCTCCCCTTGTGTTCGACCAAAGGTTTTGTATGGTGCCGCTGTTCCCATATCCCCTAACATGAAGGCTACTGTTTCATCCGAATCAAGATTTGGCGAAACGAAGCTGAAAATGTCGCTCCATCCGCCGAAATCACTTCCCACCTGTGTAttagaaacacaataaattaacatgCCCATTACAATCACGaatcatgaatttttttttgaacaaaaaatGAATCAAAAAACATATCAATTAACCTGATAATGGTATCTTTTCCCTAACTCCAAACTGATCATGACACCATCGTGAATAAACCCAGGATCCCTCCAGCCAACACTCGCGTTCGCCGGAGAATCGCACATATCCTCCCTCTCATACCTCGAAACCCGGGTACCCACCACCAGACCCATTCCAATCCGGGTCAACCCATATCTCACGAAACTGTCTCCCCCATCATGGGTCACGAACATCACCCGCATTTCCCCATCCTTACCCGTAAAGGCCAAATGCACCTGCTCAGGGCCCTTACCCGGCTCGAACTCGATCTCCTCCGACTCCGCCAGCAGCTTCTTGGTCCCTGGCAATGGGTTGTGATCGTTGTCCAATCGGGTGGGGTCGACTTCCGACTCGGTCCAGTGAAAGATCCGGAACTGGTACTTGGATCGGAGGTTGACGACGGGAAAGGTGAGCGAACCCGACCCGGATTCCCATCCCACGGAGGTGGATAGAAAAATATACCCGATGAAGTTTGCATGGGAGGAATCGGAAGGGGAGTAGATCCCAAGCCAATCAAGCTTGGAAGGCGAGTGGATACCGGACCAACGGATCGTTATCGGGTCACCCGACTTGGATAACAGATTGGTACTGAGGGAGATTGAAACCAAACCGTGGCTGCACACGCAAAGGAGTAGGCAGAAGAAACATAGAAAGAGGAAGCTGGGAGTTGGAGTTGGAGTGATCATGGTTTGAGTTTCTGTTGTAGTAACGCACTACTTTTGCTTTAACTTTATATGGAAACCAATGAGATGATGAAATGTGGACAAGATTTTTAGATAAGGTTTTCCAACACTGTTTTTGGATGGACAAGGAAATAAAATTTCGATGGAAAGATTTTTCTgagttaattttgtgagattgatttttttattagatttaatatagtttttttatatcaaaatattaatttatatgaGCTGTATAGACTCAAAAAAGGGGAATTGGGAAAGGGGTAACATAGGTTTCGTGTATATTATATTAGAGAAGTTTCTTCATTATACGAAAATAAATATACATGTTGCCGGAAAGAGGATCTGTCACGAACATTGATTCATACGCATGGGGCTACATACTTGGATAAAGTTTAGCATGGGACTACATACATActtgggcatgtatgtatatatgaaattttgaataatGCTATTATTTATTGATGGTGTAAGCTCATAGAAAAACATTTTTACAACTAATAAAAGAATGAAGCAATGAAACGCAGCAAGTACCCAAATCTAAAGGCAAACAATACTCTACTCAGCTATACCttcaaaaaaacataaaaatgagGAAAGGAAACAGAGAGCCAAAAAACAAGTGATATATGTTTGAGTTTATTTCATCACTTGCCAATCAAACGCCGTGTGCGTTGATTGGCGCCTTTCACTCTAGAATTGAgttcatcaacgtctttatcaAGGTGATCCAGGGCCTTGTTTTGCCTGTTGAGTTCGCTTCCCATATCGACCGCCATGCCTTTTAGTTCACCTAATATATTGCTAAGGTCCGAAAGCGCATCATCCTGTTTTTCTTTCTCCAGCTGTAAACAAGGCAATACAAACTATTTACTTGGCGAAAAGGAGAGGGGTTGCTGAATCTAACTTGACACCAAGTCACTACTAAAAGCAGGATCATACATGAAACTTGGAAATCGCCCATCACTTCGGATGTTATATGATACCAATGGTGTATGTGCACAATTCATGAAATAAGAAATGTACCTCAACTTTCTGCAGTGCATTAGTTGGCTCCGGAGGAGGTGTACGCGAGCCACGTTTATTGGGTGCCTGATCCAAGCCCAACTTTTCTCTTTGCTCTGGGGTGCTTCTTTTTCCTGTATCATTATCATCTGAAGAGAGCACAAACTCATCATCATCAATGAATG
Coding sequences within:
- the LOC140871244 gene encoding uncharacterized protein; translation: MAIHLRLICTLWHLVIILPLLLNGVVHCKTLKRDVKALNEIKASLGWRVVYAWVGDDPCGDGDLPPWSGVTCSVVSGSDYRVVTELEVYAVSLVGPFPIAVTNLVDLTRLDLHNNKLTGPIPSQIGRLKHLKILNLRWNKFQDAIPPEIGELKQLTHLYLSFNNFKGEIPKELANLPELRYLLLHENRLIGRIPPELGTLPKLRHLDVGNNHLIGTIRELIRIEGCFPALRNLYLNNNYLTGGIPSQLANLTNLEILYLSHNKMSGVIPFGPAHIPRLTYLYLDHNQFSGRIPDAFYKHPFLKEMYIEGNSFRPGVKPIGDHKVLELSDSEFLF
- the LOC140871242 gene encoding probable inactive purple acid phosphatase 9; translated protein: MITPTPTPSFLFLCFFCLLLCVCSHGLVSISLSTNLLSKSGDPITIRWSGIHSPSKLDWLGIYSPSDSSHANFIGYIFLSTSVGWESGSGSLTFPVVNLRSKYQFRIFHWTESEVDPTRLDNDHNPLPGTKKLLAESEEIEFEPGKGPEQVHLAFTGKDGEMRVMFVTHDGGDSFVRYGLTRIGMGLVVGTRVSRYEREDMCDSPANASVGWRDPGFIHDGVMISLELGKRYHYQVGSDFGGWSDIFSFVSPNLDSDETVAFMLGDMGTAAPYKTFGRTQGESLSTIKWIKRDIESLGNKPLMISHIGDISYARGYSWLWDTFFTQIEPIASTVPYHVCIGNHEYNWPLQPWRPEWASLVYNKDSGGECGVPYSLRFNMPGNDSELTGMRAPDTRNLYYSFDMGVVHFVYLSTETDFLPGNKQYEFLKRDLERTDRRKTPFVVVQGHRPMYTTANKNREAGLRERMIEHLEPLLVKNKVNLVLWGHVHRYERFCPLKNFSCGELDKNRDDEWRAFPVHVVIGMAGQDSQPLWEARVDHPKDPVFPQPVQSLFRSGEFGYTRLVATREKLGLYYVGNHDGEVHDVVEISAPPGDVDKSGGGGGEQTVVGRWPEFIAVSWHADLSSGILFLVLIGLIVYVIGKMSYDGRHDFVDKNWSPLKTEEV